The Candidatus Cloacimonadota bacterium genome contains a region encoding:
- the dnaK gene encoding molecular chaperone DnaK (heat shock protein 70; assists in folding of nascent polypeptide chains; refolding of misfolded proteins; utilizes ATPase activity to help fold; co-chaperones are DnaJ and GrpE; multiple copies in some bacteria): MGKIIGIDLGTTNSCVSVMEGGKPVVIQSAEGSRTTPSVVAFTKDKERLVGQLAKRQAVTNPKNTVSSIKRFMGRQLNEVGLEIKNVNYQVKGGKFGEATVHVDVENKDFTPQEISAMILTKMKETAEAHLGTQIKEAVVTVPAYFNDAQRQATKDAGKIAGLDVKRIINEPTAAALAYGLESKKEEDVAVYDLGGGTFDIS, translated from the coding sequence ATGGGAAAAATAATCGGAATCGATCTGGGAACCACTAATTCTTGCGTGAGCGTGATGGAAGGTGGAAAACCGGTCGTAATTCAAAGTGCGGAAGGAAGCAGAACAACTCCTTCTGTTGTGGCTTTCACAAAAGATAAAGAACGACTTGTCGGGCAACTTGCCAAGCGTCAAGCTGTTACAAATCCAAAAAACACTGTTTCTTCCATCAAAAGATTTATGGGAAGACAGTTGAACGAAGTTGGTTTGGAAATCAAGAATGTTAATTACCAGGTAAAAGGTGGAAAATTCGGAGAAGCAACAGTTCATGTTGATGTTGAGAACAAAGATTTTACACCGCAGGAAATTTCAGCGATGATTCTGACCAAAATGAAGGAAACTGCAGAAGCACATCTGGGAACTCAGATCAAGGAAGCAGTTGTGACTGTTCCAGCCTATTTCAATGATGCGCAAAGACAGGCAACCAAAGATGCGGGAAAAATTGCTGGTCTTGATGTGAAAAGGATCATCAATGAGCCAACAGCAGCTGCTCTGGCTTATGGTTTGGAAAGTAAAAAAGAGGAAGATGTTGCAGTTTACGATCTCGGTGGTGGAACTTTTGATATTTCTAT